AAttagcaatatttcatttttcaggtgtaatatttcagtttcgtgtgtgatattttatcatcacatggaacattttattttcatgtgcaTTGTATCACCATCatatcccagatagcaaactatggctgaatcaatgttgaatctatgttgagacctaacgtcgaaattatacagaaagcgcaaggttgataaaatgttgagtcaacgtttgcttacatagattacatgtttgcaaacatagattcaacattaattaaatattgacctgtcaaacattttaattaaaccaaaatacaatgtagattcaatggtatcttttaaacacaaacttcaatgttgacaaaatgttgttgaatcaacgttgatccaaccatcagtcttcaaccgtaaccaaaattcaaccttcttaaccctaattcaacatcgatttaacatcttttgctatctgggtaaagtgtgatttatggttgaaaagcaaacgttgactcaacattttatcaaccttgcgctttctgtataatttcgacgttaggtctcaacatagattcaacattgattcacccatagtttgctatctgggatgtGATTTTACCTATTGcctctttttaacttttctactccagtcttattttagcttacttattttatttctttttatgtaTATACTTATATATTGATAAAGTTGTACCTTATCTTAATTGTTTCAGCAGTACTTGTATAAACTGCTGGGTACTTTAGGTTATAAAAAGTCATATTGTAAAAATAACTACAGTTTTCAGATAAATGTAGAGAAATAAAAAGTGCAGTATTTCCTCCATAAGATGTAGTAGAGCAGAAGTAGAAAGTGGtatacagagaaaaaaagtcatgtgcaaatatttcaaatttGCATTACAGTGCATACAGTATCCAACAAAAGTAGTTGGTTATATTCCACCACTGCTGAGACGTTTATGGTGTTTCTGTGTAGGGGATTGGCAGATACAAGGAAACAAATGATGAGGGATCACCGCCGCCAGCTGAAGAAGGTTGAGTCCCGTcagaagaaagagaagcagaagaGTGATCGCATCCTGAAAACCTTCCAGAGTGCTGTGGAGGCGGTTACACCTCGCAGCTCCATGGTCATATCTCCAGGAGCCGCCAAAGAAGACTCAAGTGGTCCTCAGCACTTCTCTGCCACCCCTCTCAGCTCCTGGCACCACATCGTCATGTCCAACAGCAGTCGCTACTCTGTCACTAATCTGAGCAACGAGCACGTTCACCTGCCCATGTTAGCAGGAAGCACACCTTACCGTCCGACCAGCTCCAGTGCGATGCGCTCCTACTCCCAACCCAACCTGCTGGATGACTCCCCTCGCTTCACTCCAGGCAAGTCTATCTCTGCTCAGGGCGTTCACTCCGATCCAGAGATGGGCCACAGCAAACTGAGCCCCACGACTAACAGCCTGACCCGGTCCAGGCCTGCTCTGAATGCCAAGCAGCCAGCGGTCAAAGTCAAAACCAAGaaggtgaagaaaaagaagcaaaagaaaCGAGCAGATGAAGACTCCAAGAATCCTGTCAAGTGATGTGAACTAATGCTATATGATCAATGTAATGCTGGTTTCTTTGTCATACACAACTAATAAACAAAGAACGAACTTAATTATCTTTCATGTCCCTAAtctcaaaaacaacacagaacctGCACAGCATattcagctgtttattttttcaaataagaCAGTCATCTATCAGTGAGCAATTAATTCAGTTTGCTACTGAGCAAGATGAGCCATCTGCAGAAACAAAATGTCTCATAAAACCTAAGAACTCTGTTTGCCTTCAAATTCTGGTGCACACCCACACGCTGATGGAGATTTTCAAACAAACACCCGAGTATTTAATTCATGTTTGCTAAGGATAAGCGTAAGTGTTATATCTTGACGTGTGCCTTGGCCAACAATGCTGTGAACCAGGACAGGTGCTGCATCTTTCAATATGTTCAGACAGGCTATATAAGTCCTGAAGATCCAGCCATCTCAATCATAATCACTCAGACTGCACCAGGATGATCGGCACTCTGTATTTCTTAGCACTGCTGAGCTCCACAGTGGCCTGGGGGGTATGTATGGCATGACTTAGATCAACTGATTCATCTTTATTCTTTGAAGCTCCAGCCACATTAGAGATAAGCTGAACTCTGTTCATCTGTTTCCTTTCCTCAGTCTGTAGACCTGTGGAGTGAGAGGAATGAGacaggaggtggaggtggggaCAGGTGTACCTGTGACGCCTTTCTGCCCAGTTCAACTTTTCCTATAGCAGATTTGGTGGCAGTAGAGCAGACAGTGGTGGAGATCTCACATAAACTGGAAAAGGAGATGGGCAAGGTAATCAGGCTGGTTGGAAGCAAGTGCAATAAATGATGATAtatttgtgacaaaaaatgtgttttttctgactTGATTTCAGCTAGAGGACTACGAAGTCAAGATGACAGAGTATGCAGAGAAGATCGTGAAGTTGACGACTGAAATTGAAAAAATGGAAAGGGACCCTGATTCCTACAATGAAGATGACTTCCAAAACACGAAGGTGGAGATTAAACAAGTGGAGGCTCTGATTACAGAGCTGCAGCTTTCCATCAGTGGCTCCACCACAGTCTTTGAGTCCCTGCGTCTAGAGGTACGTGTTGAAAGTCATTTCATTGTTAGAGGAAATGGTGATCTACAGTCAAGCCACGTGTCATCTCTCAGGTGACAGCTGTGGTGGCGACCTTAAATAGGCTGGAGAAGACCCACGACAAGAACCTTGTTTTGGCAATCCGCCGAGAATACATCAAGGTGCAGCTGCAACTGGAGGAGTGTGAGAGACGCCACCAGGAGCTTTTCAAGCCCAACATTGGTAAGCTCATTCACTCTGTCATGTAAGTTATAAGCCTCCTATTGTACTCATTTAACTAAttgtcctctctctctgcaggcTCTTGTGCTCACACTGGTATCTCCAAGCTCAGCCAGCCTATTGTTTCCCAACTGAGTGCCCATCTAAGCAGCAGCTACAAATATGGAGGTTGGGGCAAAGACTCAAAGCCTCTTCCTGACAGAGAGTCTATGTACTGGTACTCTGGAGCCAGTACTGCGGGCATTTCCTCCATTATGTTCTACACTAACTACAAGAACCTCATTTTGAGAAAGGCTTTCCAGACTACTTCCTTAAAGAGTGGCTGGTCTGGTACAGGGAACAATTTCATCATCCGTGATAATACTCTGTATTATCAGATCAACAGTCCGTTTTCGGTGGCCAAGCTGAATTTCAGCACCATGTTATATGAGCATAGGGTGATTCCTAAAGCTAGTTCCAGTATCTCTTATACTACCTCCCCCTATCAGAATTTTGACTTTGCTGCTGATGAAAGCGGCCTGTGGGTGACTTATGCTACAGTAGAGTCTGGCGGTCGGATGGTCATTGCTAAAATAAACGAAGCGTCTTTTGGCTTAGAGGAGGAATGGCACACTAGTGTTTATAAACCAGGCGTGAACAATGCCTTCATGATCTGTGGTGTTCTGTATGCAACTAGGTCCATTGATGTCCACACTGAGGAGATATTTTACAAGTATGACACCAAAACCAAGCAGGAGACCCACATCAGCATTCAGTTTGAGAGGTTCCAGGAGAAGTATTCCAACCTGGACTACAATCCCGCGGACCAGAAGCTCTACATGTACAATGACGGTTACTATGTCAGCTACTATCTGTGGTTTAACCACACTGCtgcatccactgtgcagccaccaTATGCTGTGACCTAAATTATGTGTGATCCCATCACATTAACTTTTCTCCTTTATTCACACCATGAATCATTTGTCCTTCTTCTTGACTGTTAATAAAGGATTTCAAGCATTACAGAagtattgtgtgtgtttttgtgtggtactatataaaatatacaagaTCTATTAAGTAAGAAGAAAGTATCATTCAGTACTCAGAGGGTGATGGAATGATCctttttaaaatcctgtttacAACATTTAACAATAAGAAGAATCACTTCCACATCTAAATTAGTAATTTTAAGTTCTGACATGACACTGAGATTTTGAGGCTTGCATCAAAATACTAAACTGAATGATCAATCCATCAGTGCATCTTAGATTTTAAGGTGTCAGTCCTTCTTAGttcagaaaaaagaagagaatcAAACTATCAATTTTTATGAAACCCATTTCAAGAACAGGTTAAAAAGTAATCTAATAGATATCTCATTTTGATATGTCACAGCAGGAAATGTTCAATTAGAATTGGTCTGGCAATGGTCcacatataaagacaaacaatcacactcgcattcacacatacaaacaaattAGAATCAGCAATTAACGTAAGCAATgtcttggactgtgggagaaaacccacgcatgcacagggataacatgcaaactccatgcagaaagatcccaggcccaccccaggattcgaaccgggatcttccaaagtgctaaccaccactccactgtgcagccctcaccCAATCATAATAAAAGAAATCTTAGTCACTTTCATAGTAAGATCAAGACCCAACAACTCCTCCTTTATCTGACACTTGGTGACAGTGGGGaggaaaaactcccttttaacagcATGAACCCCTCAACAGAAACAGACTCAAGGAGAGCGGCCATCTGATCTGATCAGGTGTGgtgacagaaaaatggagagaaaagatgagtatctgaaaacaacaaaccctGAGCAGGTTGATGAAGTCAGTAACTGCAGATCAGATAGATGCAGCCCCAAACCAGAAGTACAAAACAGACAGCAAGGACAAAGCATAttttacagaagagaaaaaatgcaaatttaatgCCCTGAAATAGTAACATATACTAGTAAATGcacagagagggaaagagaagtGAACTAAGAACCAAAGCAGTAGTCATTCAAAATGCTCTAATCTTTATTATGATGTTGGTGAGTGCAGCAGGCATGTTAACAtcaaattaattacattttttttcccatttgcaGTGGGTGACCCAGTAAGCCAGGACAGGAGTCAGCATGAACAACACAAGTGACAGAAACACATGAATACTGCACCCATAATGCATTAGTTATTAGCATGATGTGAAAATGTCTGAAGCTCTTATGATTTACATAGTTTTCAGTCTAATTCAACTGCTTGCTTACAGTCATTTCTCTATAAAACAGACAATGGTTTACATGGCATTCTTGCTcctttgctattttttttttccagattcaTTTTTTCGGcctcattttaaataaaacaatttgGTCATGCATAGTCATTTCTTGGAGTTTGACATTTCATTCATTGTTATTGTGTGGCACAATATTTAATCTTTAGAAAGAAATTGTTCAAAAGCACCAACCTAGTCTCATGAATGAAATGATGCAATTAAATGCATGAATGAAAAAGcaatacaaagaaacaaactggCCCAAATCACTCACTCTTCGCTTGAAAACTGACTTTTAAGATGATTACTATTAAAACAAGTTTGATCTATACAGTATGACGATTCATAAATAGAATAGATGGtatgaaatcaaaataaaataaaatattatgtgTCTATCTGCAGTTGTAATTGCTTCGTCCTGTCTTATAACACAGGCTAGGTCAGGCTACCAGACCATAAACATAAAACTGGTGCCAGAAACCACAACACATGGCATGTTTTTCATCCATACCACATTTACACGTCAAACCTGATGTGGTGCATTCTTCTTATCCTGCTTATTAAGAGCAAACAAGGACATTGCCTGCCACAGGCTACTTGTGAATAAACATCCGTGCTTGTAAAGAACTCAAACAATAACTATGTGAAGTGAAAAGGTGTCTCTCATAATCTGATAAGAACGGTCTTTAAAAACCGTCTGAGCAGGCCACTGGAGAGACATTCAAGAGGTGAATTGAGACACAATGCTGCCACTTCTGTCAGTTCTGTTGTTGCTCCTCAGTCCTGCTGTAGCCTGGATTGTAAgtgacttttattttctgttctaaCATACACAAAAgtcaatcatttatttaaatgaatgtgtttgtttgtttgtttctttttctttttttcatttttagccaGTGAACGACTGGGAATCTGGAAGTGTGACCGCATCCGTGGGGGAGGCAGGGCAGTGTGTTTGTCATGTGTATCTGCCTGACACCACCTTCCCTGCTGACCGTGTTTAGCATATGCAAGAAGTCAGCGAGGATCTGATAGTGGAAGTGGACATTTACAAGAACAAGGTGCAGTAGGACCAACCAGTCACAGGAGGTCTGAAAAAGCATCCTGTTGCCAGATGTAGATATTGTTAACTTACTTTTTCACTCTTTCAGATGTTGAGTTATGAGGGAAAGCTGGAAGTCTATCTAAAGGAACTGAAGGACCTGACAGATAGGGTGTCCATACTGGAGAGCAGTTCTGAAAATTATATCAAACTGGACTTTGAGTTGCTCAGGATTGAGCTCAGAGAGTTTGAGGCTCTGGTGTCTCAGCTCAAATACTCCCTGAACTCCTCATCGCCCATATTCGACAGCCTCCACACAGAGGTGAAAGGTCCTTTTTTAAGCTACAAATAGCATAGAATCTCCTTTCTT
This is a stretch of genomic DNA from Acanthochromis polyacanthus isolate Apoly-LR-REF ecotype Palm Island chromosome 1, KAUST_Apoly_ChrSc, whole genome shotgun sequence. It encodes these proteins:
- the olfm4.1 gene encoding olfactomedin-4 produces the protein MIGTLYFLALLSSTVAWGSVDLWSERNETGGGGGDRCTCDAFLPSSTFPIADLVAVEQTVVEISHKLEKEMGKLEDYEVKMTEYAEKIVKLTTEIEKMERDPDSYNEDDFQNTKVEIKQVEALITELQLSISGSTTVFESLRLEVTAVVATLNRLEKTHDKNLVLAIRREYIKVQLQLEECERRHQELFKPNIGSCAHTGISKLSQPIVSQLSAHLSSSYKYGGWGKDSKPLPDRESMYWYSGASTAGISSIMFYTNYKNLILRKAFQTTSLKSGWSGTGNNFIIRDNTLYYQINSPFSVAKLNFSTMLYEHRVIPKASSSISYTTSPYQNFDFAADESGLWVTYATVESGGRMVIAKINEASFGLEEEWHTSVYKPGVNNAFMICGVLYATRSIDVHTEEIFYKYDTKTKQETHISIQFERFQEKYSNLDYNPADQKLYMYNDGYYVSYYLWFNHTAASTVQPPYAVT